One window of Jannaschia sp. CCS1 genomic DNA carries:
- the tsaD gene encoding tRNA (adenosine(37)-N6)-threonylcarbamoyltransferase complex transferase subunit TsaD, giving the protein MSLTILGIESSCDDTAAAILRGPGDDVAILSSVVSSQTDLHAAFGGVVPEIAARAHAETLDLVVEEAMATAGIALSDVDAIAVTAGPGLIGGVLSGVMAAKGLALGLGKPLIGVNHLAGHALTPRLTDGLAFPYLLLLVSGGHCQFLRVEGPERFVRLGGTIDDAPGEAFDKVARLLGLPQPGGPSVERAALAGDATRFKLPRPLLDRPGCDLSFSGLKTAVLRLRDGLVEANGGLTEQDRADICASFQAVVASVLAEKSRRALALGDVTAFAVAGGVAANQVLRAALEEVTDLPFAAPPLALCTDNAAIIAYAGLLAFEGGRVDDMTLSARPRWPLDATAAPMIGSGKKGAKA; this is encoded by the coding sequence ATGTCCCTGACCATCCTCGGAATTGAGAGCAGTTGCGACGACACCGCCGCCGCTATCCTGCGCGGCCCTGGCGATGACGTGGCGATCCTGTCCAGCGTGGTCTCCTCCCAAACCGATCTGCACGCGGCGTTCGGCGGTGTGGTGCCCGAGATTGCAGCGCGTGCCCATGCCGAGACGCTGGATCTGGTGGTGGAGGAGGCGATGGCGACCGCGGGCATTGCCCTGTCCGATGTGGATGCCATCGCCGTCACGGCGGGCCCGGGTCTGATCGGCGGCGTCTTGTCCGGTGTGATGGCGGCCAAGGGCCTGGCTCTTGGTCTGGGTAAGCCGTTGATCGGTGTCAATCATCTGGCGGGCCACGCCCTGACCCCGCGCCTGACCGACGGGCTGGCGTTTCCCTATCTGTTGTTGTTGGTTTCCGGCGGCCACTGCCAGTTCCTGCGCGTGGAGGGGCCGGAGCGTTTCGTGCGCCTGGGCGGCACAATCGACGATGCCCCGGGGGAGGCGTTCGATAAGGTCGCCCGTCTTCTGGGCCTGCCGCAACCCGGTGGGCCATCCGTGGAACGGGCTGCGCTGGCAGGCGATGCCACCCGGTTCAAACTGCCGCGTCCTTTGCTGGATCGGCCCGGATGTGACCTCAGCTTCTCGGGCCTGAAAACCGCTGTCCTGCGCCTGCGTGACGGATTGGTGGAGGCAAACGGCGGCCTGACGGAGCAGGATCGCGCCGATATCTGCGCCTCCTTCCAGGCCGTTGTCGCCTCCGTGCTGGCCGAAAAGTCCCGCCGCGCACTGGCCTTGGGCGATGTCACCGCCTTCGCCGTTGCGGGCGGCGTGGCGGCCAATCAGGTCCTGCGCGCGGCGTTGGAAGAGGTCACGGACCTGCCCTTCGCCGCCCCGCCTCTGGCGCTCTGCACCGACAATGCGGCGATAATCGCTTACGCAGGCCTGCTGGCCTTTGAAGGCGGACGGGTGGATGACATGACCCTGTCGGCCCGGCCCCGCTGGCCGCTGGATGCCACCGCCGCACCAATGATCGGGTCCGGCAAGAAAGGGGCCAAGGCATGA
- a CDS encoding DM13 domain-containing protein, whose amino-acid sequence MRFLPTLALCMGLAGLGGITPPAEAQTTATAIASGQFQDTGPRYQGSGSAVIAQTSDGQTVLQFGDFSVTPGPDLEVWLVEADAPTSAAAVLASSYISLGPLQSATGGQTYGIPSDIDASAYGSVVIWCEDFSVLFSVAPLR is encoded by the coding sequence CTCTGCATGGGCCTTGCAGGCCTTGGCGGGATCACCCCCCCGGCCGAGGCCCAGACCACCGCAACCGCCATTGCCTCCGGCCAATTCCAGGACACAGGCCCGCGCTACCAGGGGTCCGGCTCAGCGGTGATCGCGCAAACATCTGACGGGCAGACGGTGCTGCAATTCGGTGACTTCTCTGTCACACCGGGCCCGGATCTGGAGGTTTGGCTGGTCGAGGCCGACGCGCCCACAAGCGCCGCGGCGGTGCTGGCCAGCAGCTATATCTCGCTGGGGCCGCTGCAATCCGCAACGGGAGGGCAAACGTATGGCATCCCGTCCGATATCGACGCCTCCGCCTATGGCAGCGTGGTGATCTGGTGCGAAGATTTCAGCGTGCTGTTCTCCGTCGCGCCGCTGCGCTGA
- a CDS encoding YciI family protein, translating into MLCALIATDKPGHLQTRLDNRDAHLAYAKDSGKLVMAGPFIDENGGMSGTLLVIEVDTMQDAYDFADNDPYAKAGLFEKVRIEQWKKVIG; encoded by the coding sequence ATGCTTTGTGCCCTCATCGCCACCGACAAACCCGGCCACCTGCAGACCCGTCTCGACAACCGCGACGCCCATCTGGCCTATGCGAAAGACAGCGGCAAACTGGTCATGGCGGGGCCGTTCATCGACGAAAATGGCGGGATGTCCGGCACGCTTCTGGTGATCGAGGTCGATACGATGCAGGACGCTTACGACTTTGCCGACAACGACCCCTACGCCAAGGCGGGTCTGTTCGAGAAGGTCCGGATCGAGCAATGGAAGAAGGTGATCGGCTGA
- a CDS encoding NAD(P)H-dependent glycerol-3-phosphate dehydrogenase — protein MKLDVIGAGAFGAGLAIAYARAGLDVTLWARDVAGLRGGESPRLPGHAFPDGLHVTGDLSACTADVALIAIPTQSIAGFVAKGGLAPRVAVSCAKGIDRSSGHGPTALLAALAPCTAQLTGPSFAADIARGLPTALTIACADAAEGAALQNALSTPTLRLYTTQDVIGAELGGALKNVIAIAAGAVIGKGLGDSARAALIARGFAEMTRYATAKGALPETLTGLSGLGDLILTCGSAQSRNFRFGHALATGDRLPEGTTVEGLHTARQLAASPEDTPIADTVAALADGTLDIDGALSHLLSRPLKPE, from the coding sequence ATGAAGCTGGATGTGATCGGGGCCGGGGCGTTCGGGGCGGGTCTTGCGATTGCCTACGCGCGTGCGGGCCTTGACGTGACCCTTTGGGCCCGGGATGTGGCGGGGTTGCGCGGCGGGGAAAGTCCCCGGCTGCCCGGTCACGCGTTCCCCGATGGTCTGCATGTGACCGGAGACCTGAGCGCGTGCACCGCCGATGTCGCGTTGATCGCGATCCCGACCCAGAGCATCGCGGGCTTCGTCGCCAAGGGCGGGCTGGCCCCCCGCGTCGCGGTGTCCTGCGCCAAGGGGATCGACCGCTCCTCGGGCCATGGTCCCACGGCCCTCCTCGCCGCATTGGCCCCCTGCACGGCGCAGCTCACCGGTCCCAGTTTTGCCGCCGACATCGCACGCGGGCTGCCGACGGCGCTGACGATTGCCTGCGCCGATGCGGCGGAGGGGGCGGCGCTGCAGAATGCCCTCAGCACGCCCACCCTCCGGCTTTACACCACGCAGGATGTCATCGGGGCGGAACTTGGTGGCGCGTTGAAAAACGTCATCGCCATCGCGGCGGGGGCGGTCATCGGCAAGGGCCTGGGCGACAGCGCGCGTGCCGCCCTCATCGCGCGGGGCTTCGCCGAGATGACGCGCTACGCCACCGCCAAGGGCGCGCTGCCCGAGACGCTGACGGGCCTGTCCGGCCTTGGGGACCTGATCCTTACCTGCGGCTCCGCCCAATCGCGCAACTTCCGCTTCGGCCATGCACTTGCCACGGGCGACCGCCTGCCCGAAGGCACCACCGTGGAGGGCCTGCACACGGCCCGGCAACTGGCCGCCTCGCCCGAGGACACGCCGATTGCCGATACGGTCGCGGCGCTGGCGGACGGCACCCTCGACATTGACGGCGCGCTCAGCCACCTTCTGTCTCGCCCCCTCAAACCGGAGTAA
- a CDS encoding EVE domain-containing protein, whose protein sequence is MAYWLFKSEPGVWSWDDQVAKGDAGEEWDGVRNYQARNFMRDMAVGDRGFFYHSQAEKAVVGIVEVCAEAHPDSTTDDDRWDCVDIKAVKPLAQPVTLGQIKARDDLADMALVKSARLSVQPVTDAEWKIVCKMGGL, encoded by the coding sequence ATGGCATACTGGCTTTTCAAATCAGAACCCGGCGTTTGGAGCTGGGACGATCAGGTCGCCAAAGGCGATGCGGGTGAGGAATGGGACGGTGTGCGCAACTACCAGGCCCGCAATTTCATGCGCGACATGGCCGTGGGCGACCGCGGGTTTTTCTACCATTCACAGGCCGAGAAGGCCGTGGTCGGGATCGTGGAGGTGTGCGCCGAGGCGCATCCCGACAGCACCACCGACGATGATCGGTGGGACTGCGTGGACATCAAGGCGGTGAAGCCGCTGGCGCAGCCCGTGACGCTTGGTCAGATCAAAGCACGCGATGATCTGGCCGATATGGCGTTAGTGAAGAGCGCGCGTCTCTCGGTACAGCCCGTCACAGACGCAGAATGGAAGATCGTCTGCAAGATGGGCGGGCTGTAG